One region of Eleutherodactylus coqui strain aEleCoq1 chromosome 5, aEleCoq1.hap1, whole genome shotgun sequence genomic DNA includes:
- the PUS1 gene encoding pseudouridylate synthase 1 homolog — translation MAEQATEGPKQPASGRGETRKSSCLQEESEALEENGHDAKRLKVDQEEQNKRHPKRKVVLLMAYSGKGYHGMQRNVGSSQYKTIEDELVEALVQSGCIPENHAEDMKKMSFQRCARTDKGVSAAGQVVSLKVWLIDNIMEKINSHLPSNIRILGLKRVTGRFNSKNSCDARTYSYTLPTFAFAHKDHELQEESFRLGQETLEKVNELLALYKGTHNFHNFTSQKGPWDPSAKRYIMEMHCEPPFLQGGLELAVIKVKGQSFMMHQIRKMIGLVIAVVKGYAPPSIMQRSWGEGKVDIPKAPGLGLVLERVHFEKYNRRFGNDGLHESLDWAEEEEHIEAFKKAHIYPTIIQTELEEKSMAGWIATLSIHDYDATSQEQNVVNHKVEAAAQSDDGGDSD, via the exons ATGGCTGAACAGGCAACGGAGGGACCAAAGCAGCCGGCCAGCGGAAGGGGAGAGACTAGGAAATCCTCGTGTCTCCAGGAGGAATCCGAGGCCTTGGAGGAAAATGGCCACGATGCAAAGAGGCTGAAAGTGGACCAAGAAGAGCAGAACAAGAGACACCCAAAGAGGAAAGTGGTGCTGCTTATGGCGTATTCTGGGAAAGGTTACCACGGCATGCAG AGGAATGTGGGTTCATCCCAGTATAAAACAATTGAAGATGAACTTGTCGAGGCGCTCGTCCAGTCGGGCTGTATTCCGGAGAACCACGCCGAGGACATGAAAAAGATGTCCTTCCAGCGATGTGCGCGCACGGATAAG GGGGTGTCTGCTGCTGGCCAAGTTGTGTCTTTGAAGGTATGGCTGATCGACAACATCATGGAGAAAATTAATAGTCACCTGCCTTCCAACATCAGAATCCTAG GATTGAAACGAGTTACGGGACGGTTTAACTCCAAGAACTCGTGTGACGCTCGCACATACTCCTACACCCTACCTACGTTTGCTTTTGCTCATAAGGACCATGAGCTGCAGGAGGAAAGCTTTCGGCTTGGGCAAGAAACGCTAGAGAAAGTGAATGAACTGCTTGCTCTTTATAAAGGAACACACAACTTTCACAATTTCACATCACAGAAAGGACCCTGGGACCCCAGTGCTAAGCGTTACATTATGGAGATGCACTGTGAGCCACCTTTCCTGCAGGGAGGCCTCGAGCTGGCCGTCATTAAAGTGAAAGGTCAGAGTTTCATGATGCATCAGATCCGCAAGATGATTGGACTGGTTATTGCAGTGGTGAAGGGCTACGCTCCACCATCTATAATGCAACGGAGCTGGGGAGAGGGGAAAGTTGACATACCCAAAGCTCCAGGCCTGGGGCTGGTACTGGAGAGGGTCCACTTTGAAAAGTACAACAGGCGTTTTGGGAATGATGGCCTTCACGAGTCTTTGGactgggcagaggaggaggaacatATTGAAGCTTTTAAGAAGGCACACATCTACCCCACAATTATTCAGACTGAACTCGAAGAGAAGTCCATGGCCGGCTGGATTGCCACTTTATCCATTCATGACTATGATGCAACTTCTCAGGAGCAGAATGTGGTCAATCATAAG